In Halomarina salina, one DNA window encodes the following:
- a CDS encoding DNA-directed RNA polymerase, with the protein MYKRVRLRDTVEVPPRFLADVSDQLVKELLQDKLEGRMDEQVGSVVSVVDVVDIGDGSVLPGKPGVYYQAEFDAITFDPDMQEVVDGEVVEVVNFGAFVGIGPVDGLLHVSQISDEYLAFDEEGQQLASRESNQTLGVGDAVRARIVTKSIDERNPRDSKIGLTAKQPGLGKHGWLREKREQEATAGE; encoded by the coding sequence ATGTACAAGAGGGTCAGACTCCGCGACACGGTCGAGGTGCCGCCACGGTTCCTCGCAGACGTGTCCGACCAGTTGGTGAAGGAACTGCTGCAGGACAAGCTCGAAGGCCGGATGGACGAACAGGTCGGCTCCGTCGTCTCGGTCGTCGACGTCGTCGACATCGGCGACGGCTCGGTCCTCCCCGGGAAGCCGGGCGTCTACTACCAGGCCGAGTTCGACGCCATCACGTTCGACCCAGACATGCAGGAGGTCGTCGACGGGGAGGTCGTCGAGGTCGTCAACTTCGGGGCGTTCGTCGGCATCGGTCCCGTCGACGGGCTGCTCCACGTCTCCCAGATCTCCGACGAGTACCTCGCGTTCGACGAGGAGGGCCAGCAGCTCGCCTCCCGCGAGTCCAACCAGACGCTCGGCGTCGGCGACGCCGTCCGGGCGCGCATCGTCACCAAGAGCATCGACGAGCGCAACCCGCGGGACTCGAAGATCGGCCTGACGGCGAAACAGCCGGGTCTCGGCAAGCACGGCTGGCTCCGCGAGAAACGCGAGCAGGAAGCCACGGCGGGTGAGTGA
- a CDS encoding PIN domain-containing protein, with the protein MDTSALMMPVECDVRVFDELDRIVGAGAYDLVAPRAVVMELEKLADGNGKEATAASVGRDLVERCSVVETDADYADDALVELAERDAVAYVVTRDGPLRDRLPGKAIGIRGRNKLATH; encoded by the coding sequence ATGGACACCAGCGCGCTGATGATGCCGGTCGAGTGCGACGTGCGCGTGTTCGACGAACTCGACCGCATCGTCGGCGCAGGCGCGTACGACCTCGTCGCGCCGCGTGCGGTGGTCATGGAACTCGAGAAGCTCGCAGACGGCAACGGGAAGGAGGCGACCGCCGCGTCGGTCGGCCGCGACCTCGTCGAGCGGTGTAGCGTCGTCGAGACGGACGCCGACTACGCCGACGACGCGCTGGTCGAACTGGCCGAGCGCGACGCGGTGGCGTACGTGGTCACGAGAGACGGCCCCCTCCGTGACCGTCTTCCCGGCAAGGCAATCGGTATAAGGGGCCGAAACAAACTCGCAACCCACTGA
- a CDS encoding bifunctional N(6)-L-threonylcarbamoyladenine synthase/serine/threonine protein kinase, with the protein MRVLGIEGTAWAASAAVHDTGTDATRIFTDAYQPESGGIHPREAAEHMREAVPQVVAEALDHARETAPDDREGDESPSPPVDAVAFSRGPGLGPCLRIVATAARTVAQRLDVPLVGVNHMLAHLEIGRASAGFSSPVCLNASGANAHLLGYHGGRYRMLGETMDTGVGNAIDKFTRHLDWSHPGGPKVEEAAKDGEYVDLPYVVKGMEFSFSGIMSAAKQAVDEGVPVEDVCFSLQEHVFGMLTEVAERALSLTGSDELVLGGGVGQNGRLREMLSEMCDQRGASFHAPEPRFLRDNAGMIAVLGATMAAAGDTTAVEDSRVRPNWRPDDVPVTWRSDEDVSRTAALREGTTQRGAEATVTLGDVVEKSRNPKTYRHPSLDARLRRERTRAEARLLHDARKLGVSTPVVRDVDPRDAAITMERVGGTDLAGRLDPAHVASVGRHLATLHDAGLVHGDPTTRNVRVPAADGAGPTDGTGAEDGTHPDGGTGERTWLVDFGLGYHSDDAEDYAMDLHVFEGSVVGTADEPAPLLDAFETAYREAGGDAGEAVLAQLRDVEGRGRYQ; encoded by the coding sequence GTGCGCGTCCTCGGCATCGAAGGCACCGCGTGGGCGGCCAGCGCGGCCGTCCACGACACCGGGACCGACGCCACGCGGATTTTCACCGACGCCTACCAACCAGAGAGCGGCGGCATCCACCCGCGCGAGGCGGCCGAACACATGCGCGAGGCCGTCCCGCAGGTCGTCGCCGAAGCGCTGGACCACGCCCGCGAAACGGCACCCGACGACCGGGAGGGTGACGAGTCGCCGAGTCCGCCGGTCGACGCCGTCGCGTTCTCTCGCGGACCGGGGCTCGGCCCCTGTCTCCGTATCGTCGCCACCGCGGCCCGGACCGTCGCCCAGCGACTTGACGTGCCGCTGGTCGGCGTCAACCACATGCTCGCCCACCTCGAGATCGGGCGCGCGTCGGCCGGGTTCTCCTCGCCGGTCTGTCTGAACGCCAGCGGCGCGAACGCCCACCTGCTCGGCTACCACGGCGGCCGCTACCGGATGCTCGGCGAGACGATGGACACCGGCGTCGGCAACGCCATCGACAAGTTCACCCGCCACCTCGACTGGTCGCATCCCGGTGGCCCGAAGGTCGAGGAGGCGGCGAAAGACGGCGAGTACGTCGACCTGCCGTACGTCGTCAAGGGGATGGAGTTCTCCTTCTCCGGCATCATGTCCGCCGCGAAGCAGGCCGTCGACGAGGGAGTACCCGTCGAGGACGTCTGCTTCTCGCTGCAGGAGCACGTCTTCGGGATGCTCACCGAGGTGGCAGAGCGGGCGCTGTCGCTGACGGGCAGCGACGAACTCGTCCTCGGCGGCGGCGTGGGCCAGAACGGTCGCCTTCGCGAGATGCTCTCCGAGATGTGCGACCAGCGCGGCGCGTCGTTCCACGCCCCGGAGCCGCGGTTCCTCAGGGACAACGCGGGGATGATAGCCGTCCTCGGCGCGACGATGGCCGCGGCGGGCGACACGACTGCCGTCGAGGACTCCCGTGTGCGCCCGAACTGGCGGCCCGACGACGTGCCCGTCACCTGGCGCAGCGACGAGGACGTGTCGCGGACCGCGGCGCTCCGCGAGGGGACCACCCAGCGCGGAGCCGAGGCGACGGTCACGCTCGGCGACGTCGTCGAAAAATCACGGAACCCGAAGACGTACCGCCACCCGTCGCTCGACGCTCGCCTCCGCCGCGAGCGCACGCGGGCGGAGGCCCGCCTCCTCCACGACGCCCGCAAACTGGGCGTCTCGACGCCCGTCGTCCGCGACGTGGACCCGCGCGACGCCGCCATCACGATGGAACGGGTGGGCGGGACGGACCTCGCGGGCCGACTCGACCCGGCGCACGTCGCCAGCGTCGGTCGGCACCTGGCGACGCTGCACGACGCCGGGCTCGTCCACGGCGACCCGACGACGCGGAACGTGAGGGTCCCGGCGGCCGACGGCGCTGGACCGACGGACGGCACGGGAGCGGAGGACGGCACCCACCCCGACGGCGGGACGGGCGAGCGGACGTGGCTCGTCGACTTCGGCCTCGGCTACCACTCGGACGACGCCGAGGACTACGCGATGGACCTCCACGTGTTCGAGGGGTCGGTCGTCGGGACGGCCGACGAACCGGCGCCGCTGCTCGACGCGTTCGAGACGGCGTACCGCGAGGCGGGCGGCGACGCGGGCGAGGCGGTGCTCGCGCAGCTGCGGGACGTCGAGGGCCGTGGCCGGTATCAGTAA
- a CDS encoding CDP-glycerol glycerophosphotransferase family protein, with product MAARRRRWLEYALTSIGSLTVLLGCLGHALTARLTRILGRDDDCWVFGARRGSGFVDNSRYLFEYVAEERPEVRAVWLSTDPETVATVRERGYEAYHARSLRGRWLTLRSGCVVVTHGLRDVSLALTGGAFVANLWHGVPLKTIGFDAELGEQSWLRRRAHRFVAARNDLVVSPSPMAVHQMATGLGVPRDRVRVLPYPRYDPLVVPEAVEGGTVDADAHERLAELRAEGRLVFYVPTFREEGADLGERVDFAALDGLLCEQDAHLVVKPHPYERLDRATDLDRVTVLDAVDDLSAVLPFADVLLTDYSSAFVDHLLLDRPQVFYAPDLDEYRAERGFYYDYESLVPGPVAPDDGELVTSLEEALTEDPDASRRRALRETFLTDTGVRPSTVVFAAIRAGLDDGVVT from the coding sequence ATGGCTGCCCGCCGCCGACGTTGGCTGGAGTACGCCCTCACTAGCATCGGCTCCCTCACCGTCCTCCTCGGCTGTCTCGGACACGCACTGACCGCCCGTCTCACCCGAATCCTCGGCCGGGACGACGACTGCTGGGTGTTCGGCGCACGGCGGGGGAGTGGGTTCGTCGACAACAGCCGCTACCTCTTCGAGTACGTCGCCGAGGAGCGCCCGGAGGTACGGGCGGTGTGGCTCTCGACGGACCCCGAGACCGTCGCCACCGTTCGCGAGCGAGGCTACGAGGCGTACCACGCGCGTTCGCTCAGGGGACGCTGGCTGACGCTCCGGTCCGGCTGTGTCGTCGTCACGCACGGTCTGCGCGACGTGTCGCTGGCGCTGACCGGCGGCGCGTTCGTGGCGAACCTGTGGCACGGCGTCCCCCTGAAGACCATCGGGTTCGACGCGGAGCTGGGCGAGCAGTCCTGGCTCCGCCGCCGTGCCCACCGCTTCGTCGCTGCTCGGAACGACCTCGTCGTCTCCCCGTCGCCGATGGCCGTCCACCAGATGGCGACCGGGCTGGGGGTTCCCCGCGACCGGGTTCGGGTCCTGCCGTACCCGCGCTACGACCCGCTCGTCGTCCCCGAGGCGGTGGAAGGGGGCACCGTGGACGCCGACGCCCACGAACGCCTCGCGGAACTCCGTGCCGAGGGCCGACTCGTCTTCTACGTCCCGACGTTCCGCGAGGAGGGAGCGGACCTCGGCGAGCGCGTCGACTTCGCCGCGCTGGACGGACTGCTGTGCGAGCAGGACGCCCACCTCGTCGTCAAACCCCATCCGTACGAACGGCTCGACCGAGCCACCGACCTCGACCGGGTCACGGTGCTCGACGCCGTGGACGACCTGTCGGCGGTGCTGCCGTTCGCGGACGTGCTGCTGACCGACTACTCGTCGGCGTTCGTCGACCACCTCCTCCTCGACCGACCGCAGGTGTTCTACGCTCCGGACCTCGACGAGTACCGCGCGGAACGGGGGTTCTACTACGACTACGAGTCGCTCGTTCCCGGCCCGGTCGCACCCGACGACGGGGAACTGGTGACGTCGCTGGAGGAGGCCCTGACCGAGGACCCGGACGCCTCGCGACGCCGTGCGCTTCGCGAGACGTTCCTGACGGACACCGGCGTGCGACCGTCGACGGTCGTCTTCGCGGCGATTCGGGCCGGACTCGACGACGGCGTGGTTACATAG
- a CDS encoding HAD-IIA family hydrolase: MNHAVILAAGIGSRLRPITLSVPKGCVPVAGRPILAHQLHAYADAGVENVTVVAGYLADQTRSCCRAVAEERDDLSVSVVENELYANTNNLYSLNLLRERLAGEPFLLSNGDVVFDPEVVERLLAADGKSAIACDYTTYSGEAMKVTVDETDHVDHIAKDVERGDAHATSIDLYRFSGAFSARLFDRAERLLDAEYDAWTEVAIDDLLDESAVVPASIGGSDWVEIDDHDDLQVADRTFGDVALDTFEAVFFDLDGTIYLGDSLVDGAAEVVETLRRRGVSVSFLSNNSSAWKDDYVEKLEALGIDATTDDVVLSTDGVIAYLDERDAAETYVVGTDAMRDAIADSGVPLAADASDDPEYVVVGFDTDLTYEKVREATLAIRNGAEFLLAHGDTVCPTAEGFVPDCGAIGALVETAAGRPPKRVFGKPDPEMLTHVLADEGLDPEDVVVVGDRLETEIRLADTLGCSSVCVLTGDASRTDVATSEVQPSAVAVTVGDLRDSFRGAPRSDERGESVSYTD; encoded by the coding sequence ATGAACCACGCCGTCATCTTGGCCGCGGGTATCGGCTCGCGGCTTCGACCGATCACGTTGAGTGTTCCGAAGGGGTGCGTACCGGTCGCCGGGCGGCCGATTCTCGCCCACCAGCTACACGCCTACGCCGACGCGGGCGTCGAGAACGTCACCGTCGTCGCGGGCTACCTCGCCGACCAGACGCGGTCGTGCTGCCGGGCCGTCGCCGAGGAGCGCGACGACCTCTCGGTGAGCGTCGTCGAGAACGAACTGTACGCCAACACGAACAACCTCTACTCGCTCAACCTGCTCAGAGAGCGCCTGGCGGGCGAACCGTTCCTGCTCAGCAACGGCGACGTGGTGTTCGACCCGGAGGTCGTCGAGCGACTGCTCGCGGCCGACGGCAAGTCGGCCATCGCCTGCGACTACACGACGTACTCGGGCGAGGCGATGAAGGTGACCGTCGACGAGACCGACCACGTCGACCACATCGCCAAGGACGTCGAGCGAGGGGACGCCCACGCGACCTCCATCGACCTGTACCGCTTCTCCGGTGCGTTCTCGGCTCGCCTGTTCGACCGGGCCGAACGGCTGCTGGACGCGGAGTACGACGCGTGGACGGAGGTGGCCATCGACGACCTGCTCGACGAGTCGGCCGTCGTCCCGGCCAGTATCGGCGGGTCCGACTGGGTCGAGATCGACGACCACGACGACCTGCAGGTCGCGGACCGGACGTTCGGCGACGTCGCCCTCGACACGTTCGAGGCGGTGTTCTTCGACCTCGACGGCACGATCTACCTCGGCGACTCGCTGGTCGACGGCGCCGCGGAGGTCGTCGAGACGCTCCGCCGACGCGGCGTGAGCGTCTCCTTCCTGTCGAACAACTCCTCGGCGTGGAAGGACGACTACGTCGAGAAACTCGAGGCGCTGGGCATCGACGCGACGACCGACGACGTGGTACTGTCGACGGACGGCGTCATCGCCTACCTCGACGAACGGGACGCGGCCGAGACGTACGTCGTCGGCACCGACGCGATGCGCGACGCCATCGCCGACAGCGGGGTCCCCCTCGCAGCAGACGCGAGCGACGACCCGGAGTACGTCGTCGTCGGGTTCGACACCGACCTCACGTACGAGAAGGTCCGGGAGGCGACGCTCGCCATCCGGAACGGGGCGGAGTTCCTCCTCGCACACGGCGACACCGTCTGCCCGACGGCGGAGGGGTTCGTCCCCGACTGTGGCGCAATCGGTGCGCTCGTCGAGACGGCCGCCGGGCGCCCCCCGAAGCGCGTGTTCGGCAAGCCCGACCCGGAGATGCTGACGCACGTCCTCGCCGACGAGGGCCTTGACCCCGAGGACGTGGTGGTCGTCGGCGACCGACTGGAGACGGAGATTCGCCTCGCCGACACGCTCGGCTGTTCGTCGGTCTGCGTCCTGACGGGCGACGCATCGCGCACGGACGTCGCCACGAGCGAGGTCCAGCCGTCGGCGGTGGCCGTGACGGTCGGCGACCTCCGCGACTCGTTCCGAGGAGCGCCCAGGAGCGACGAGCGCGGTGAGTCCGTCAGCTACACCGACTGA
- a CDS encoding DUF5808 domain-containing protein produces MADRSQTGEIFGVPYNFERPSIGRMFSSYWQPGEGMLVEKPFGIGYTLNLSNWRAWVVLAVAGVLLYTERRGEDEMPEDEPVEVIVD; encoded by the coding sequence ATGGCAGACAGGTCACAGACTGGCGAGATATTCGGGGTCCCGTACAACTTCGAACGGCCGAGCATCGGACGGATGTTCTCCTCGTACTGGCAGCCCGGCGAAGGGATGCTGGTCGAGAAGCCGTTCGGCATCGGCTACACCCTCAACCTCTCGAACTGGCGGGCGTGGGTCGTCCTCGCCGTCGCCGGCGTCCTCCTGTACACCGAGCGCCGCGGCGAGGACGAGATGCCCGAGGACGAACCCGTCGAAGTCATCGTCGACTGA
- a CDS encoding ABC transporter ATP-binding protein, with amino-acid sequence MSLDATVRTTFTAPGAEPFVVDADLTVPDGETLVVLGPSGSGKTLVLETVAGLHENGGNVALDGRDLTGLPPEKRGFGFVFQDYALFPHMTVRENVAFGTRYRDTARDPDDLLDSLGVAHLAERTPRTLSGGEAQRVALARALAVDPQALLLDEPLSALDVPTRESLRRDLAGVLDGVTAAYVTHDRTTARALADRVAVMRDGRVVQTGTVEAVFERPATSFVARFTGANVLPASLVGDGDEQTGGESRSVAVRPEHVRLDGGTLRATVRSVVREDGATRVTLAADGVEFAAYTDDPPRVGASVGVSVPEERRVVLDDA; translated from the coding sequence GTGAGCCTCGACGCCACCGTTCGGACGACGTTCACCGCGCCCGGTGCCGAGCCGTTCGTCGTCGACGCCGACCTCACCGTGCCGGACGGCGAGACGCTCGTCGTCCTCGGCCCCAGCGGGAGCGGGAAGACGCTCGTCCTCGAGACGGTCGCCGGCCTCCACGAGAACGGCGGTAACGTCGCACTCGACGGCCGCGACCTGACGGGCCTGCCTCCGGAGAAACGCGGGTTCGGCTTCGTCTTCCAGGACTACGCGCTGTTCCCGCACATGACCGTCCGGGAGAACGTCGCGTTCGGGACGCGCTACCGCGACACCGCACGCGACCCCGACGACCTGCTCGACTCGCTGGGCGTCGCCCACCTCGCCGAGCGCACGCCGCGGACGCTCTCCGGGGGCGAAGCCCAGCGCGTCGCCCTGGCCCGAGCGCTCGCGGTCGACCCGCAGGCGCTCCTCCTCGACGAACCGCTGTCGGCGCTGGACGTGCCGACCCGCGAGTCACTGCGCCGGGACCTCGCGGGCGTCCTCGACGGCGTGACGGCCGCGTACGTCACCCACGACCGGACGACGGCGCGGGCGCTGGCCGACCGCGTCGCCGTGATGCGCGACGGGAGGGTCGTCCAGACGGGCACCGTCGAAGCGGTGTTCGAGCGCCCCGCGACGTCGTTCGTCGCGCGGTTCACCGGCGCGAACGTGCTCCCCGCGTCGCTGGTCGGGGATGGCGACGAGCAGACCGGAGGCGAGTCGCGGTCGGTCGCCGTCCGTCCCGAACACGTCCGTCTCGACGGTGGCACCCTGAGGGCGACGGTGCGGAGCGTCGTCCGCGAGGACGGCGCGACGCGCGTCACGCTCGCCGCCGACGGCGTCGAGTTCGCCGCGTACACCGACGACCCGCCTCGGGTGGGGGCGTCCGTCGGGGTCTCGGTCCCCGAGGAGCGACGCGTCGTGCTGGACGACGCCTGA
- the spt4 gene encoding transcription elongation factor subunit Spt4 codes for MATRLVCRECHRVQDAGEEQSCVVCGSTSLTEDWAGYVVIAHPESSEIAEEMGVTEPGAYALKVR; via the coding sequence ATGGCGACACGACTCGTCTGCCGCGAGTGTCACCGCGTGCAGGACGCCGGCGAGGAGCAGTCCTGTGTGGTCTGTGGCTCGACCTCGCTCACCGAGGACTGGGCGGGCTACGTCGTCATCGCCCACCCCGAGAGCTCCGAGATCGCCGAGGAGATGGGCGTGACCGAACCCGGCGCGTACGCGCTGAAGGTGCGCTGA
- a CDS encoding 30S ribosomal protein S27ae, producing MARNTYYNDDGTTDKQTCPRCGDTFLAEHSDRVHCGKCGYTEWNTDDE from the coding sequence ATGGCACGCAACACCTACTACAACGACGACGGCACCACCGACAAGCAGACCTGCCCGCGCTGTGGCGACACGTTCCTCGCGGAGCACTCCGACCGCGTCCACTGCGGGAAGTGCGGCTACACCGAGTGGAACACGGACGACGAGTAG
- a CDS encoding 30S ribosomal protein S24e has protein sequence MEINVISEESNPMLHRSDVRFEVVHDEATPSRLSVRDSLAAKLNKDADEVVVHELDTKFGMRKTAGYAKVYETADAASDVEQEYMLDRNKIGADEDADGDAEAEEA, from the coding sequence ATGGAAATCAACGTCATCTCGGAGGAGAGCAACCCGATGTTGCACCGCTCCGACGTGCGCTTCGAGGTCGTCCACGACGAGGCGACCCCGTCGCGCCTCTCCGTGCGCGACTCGCTCGCCGCGAAACTGAACAAGGACGCCGACGAGGTCGTGGTCCACGAACTCGACACGAAGTTCGGCATGCGCAAGACCGCCGGCTACGCGAAGGTCTACGAGACGGCCGACGCAGCCAGCGACGTCGAGCAGGAGTACATGCTCGACCGCAACAAGATCGGTGCCGACGAGGACGCCGACGGCGACGCCGAGGCAGAGGAGGCCTGA
- a CDS encoding GTP-dependent dephospho-CoA kinase family protein: MLQLPEALRTELKEPVGPLHTDPAELLTDAGRPLVAVGDVVTNHLLRETTPDVALVDGQTKRAELPADERVESEAFDSVVHVENPAATLSRDLLAALADALETDTSTLILVEGEEDLAAVPAIAVAPDGASVVYGQPDEGMVHVRVDGDTRAAMREFLAKMEGDRDGAADVLGL, translated from the coding sequence ATGCTCCAGCTTCCGGAGGCCCTGCGGACGGAACTGAAGGAGCCGGTCGGCCCGCTCCACACCGACCCGGCGGAACTGCTGACCGACGCGGGGCGGCCGCTCGTGGCAGTCGGCGACGTCGTCACGAACCACCTCCTGCGGGAGACGACCCCCGACGTCGCGCTGGTCGACGGCCAGACGAAACGGGCGGAGCTGCCCGCCGACGAACGCGTCGAGAGCGAGGCGTTCGACAGCGTCGTCCACGTGGAGAACCCCGCGGCGACCCTCTCGCGGGACCTCCTCGCGGCGCTCGCCGACGCACTGGAGACCGACACCTCGACGCTCATCCTCGTCGAGGGCGAGGAGGACCTCGCGGCGGTCCCGGCCATCGCCGTCGCACCGGACGGCGCGAGCGTCGTCTACGGCCAACCCGACGAGGGGATGGTCCACGTCCGCGTCGACGGGGACACCCGTGCCGCGATGCGCGAGTTCCTCGCGAAGATGGAGGGCGACCGGGACGGTGCGGCCGACGTCCTCGGACTCTGA
- a CDS encoding non-canonical purine NTP pyrophosphatase, translating into MLHYVTTNEGKVREAEEYLDEVRAVDFDYTEVQADDLGPIAARGAREAYAHVGDPVLVDDAGLFVDGFDGFPGPYSAYVEETLGVERVGDLARDRAEETGETPRAQFKCTIAYCDGEDFAATPDAVDYGDRRGHDLSADDRATASTTDSVVAGDVPVKLFEGRVRGRIVEPRGEGGFGYDPIFEHDGTTLAEMSAAEKNAISHRGRALATFAEFYAER; encoded by the coding sequence ATGCTCCACTACGTGACGACGAACGAGGGGAAGGTCCGCGAGGCCGAGGAGTACCTCGACGAGGTCCGGGCGGTCGACTTCGACTACACCGAGGTCCAGGCCGACGACCTCGGGCCCATCGCGGCCCGCGGCGCGCGGGAGGCGTACGCTCACGTCGGTGACCCCGTCCTCGTCGACGACGCGGGACTGTTCGTCGACGGGTTCGACGGCTTCCCCGGCCCGTACTCCGCGTACGTCGAGGAGACGCTGGGCGTCGAGCGAGTGGGCGACCTCGCGCGCGACCGGGCCGAAGAGACCGGCGAGACGCCACGGGCGCAGTTCAAGTGCACCATCGCGTACTGCGACGGCGAGGACTTCGCGGCGACGCCCGACGCCGTCGACTACGGCGACCGACGGGGTCACGACCTCTCGGCCGACGACCGCGCGACGGCCAGCACCACCGACTCCGTCGTTGCCGGGGACGTCCCCGTGAAACTGTTCGAGGGGCGAGTCCGCGGGCGCATCGTCGAACCACGTGGTGAGGGCGGGTTCGGCTACGACCCCATCTTCGAGCACGACGGGACGACGCTCGCGGAGATGAGCGCCGCCGAGAAGAACGCCATCTCCCACCGTGGTCGGGCACTGGCCACGTTCGCAGAGTTCTACGCCGAACGGTAG
- a CDS encoding DUF7384 family protein, with protein MSDEAAGAGEKSGPPESVHATRVVADADVLAADLLVGGPSREALDLVRAHSWVDLVASDALLADAEAVVADLADGSLAADWRERCEDLRVVVDHPDGDHPAVASAHHGDAAHLLSLDEGLQSARAGAAIHAHVETSVKAPDAFVALFDPESLYPALFDAPYPGPDRDPRG; from the coding sequence ATGAGTGACGAAGCGGCCGGTGCCGGTGAGAAGAGCGGGCCGCCCGAGAGCGTCCACGCCACCCGCGTCGTCGCGGACGCCGACGTGCTGGCGGCGGACCTGCTCGTCGGTGGGCCGTCGCGGGAGGCGCTGGACCTCGTCAGAGCGCACTCGTGGGTCGACCTCGTGGCGAGCGACGCGCTCCTCGCCGACGCCGAGGCGGTCGTCGCGGACCTCGCCGACGGGTCGCTGGCCGCCGACTGGCGCGAGCGGTGTGAAGACCTCCGCGTGGTCGTCGACCATCCCGACGGCGACCACCCGGCCGTCGCCTCGGCGCACCACGGCGACGCCGCCCACCTCCTCTCGCTGGACGAGGGTCTCCAGAGCGCGAGGGCGGGAGCGGCTATCCACGCTCACGTCGAGACGAGCGTGAAAGCGCCCGACGCGTTCGTCGCGCTGTTCGACCCCGAGTCGCTGTACCCGGCGCTGTTCGACGCGCCGTATCCGGGGCCGGACCGCGACCCGCGAGGGTAG
- a CDS encoding glycerophosphodiester phosphodiesterase — protein sequence MQRGRSTAVPESVGESIATSGTDVIAHRGFADVAPENTLAALERATAAGDEGRPAMVELDVMPCASGELVVFHDATLDRLTDPPAALAGRSVWETPLETLRGLDVLDSGEPIPLLREVFDVVPPDVVLNVELKHPGVPPGPTGMLTPEGVDRERARWRPFVERVLDVAAIHDHDLLVSSFFEGAIAAVRDVDPSVPVANVFHDAIEEGFTVADRHDCEAVHAPWNMIYGTPMFNEEYVSGPFDSIDLVGRAHDDGRAVNVWTVETAEQARSLRDAGVDGIMVDDPAVVAEN from the coding sequence ATGCAGCGAGGCCGCTCGACGGCGGTACCGGAGTCGGTGGGAGAGTCCATCGCCACCAGCGGGACGGACGTCATCGCCCACCGTGGGTTCGCGGACGTCGCCCCCGAGAACACCCTCGCGGCGCTGGAACGTGCCACCGCGGCCGGGGACGAGGGACGACCGGCGATGGTCGAACTGGACGTGATGCCGTGTGCTAGCGGCGAACTCGTCGTGTTCCACGACGCGACACTCGACCGTCTCACGGACCCGCCCGCGGCGCTCGCCGGCCGGTCCGTCTGGGAGACGCCACTGGAGACGCTCCGCGGCCTCGACGTACTGGACAGCGGCGAGCCGATTCCACTCCTCCGCGAGGTGTTCGACGTGGTCCCACCCGACGTCGTGCTCAACGTCGAGTTGAAACACCCCGGCGTCCCGCCCGGGCCGACCGGTATGCTCACGCCGGAGGGCGTCGACCGGGAACGGGCACGCTGGCGACCGTTCGTCGAACGGGTCCTCGACGTCGCCGCCATCCACGACCACGACCTCCTGGTCTCCTCGTTCTTCGAGGGAGCCATCGCGGCGGTCCGGGACGTCGATCCGTCGGTTCCGGTGGCGAACGTGTTCCACGACGCCATCGAGGAGGGGTTCACCGTGGCCGACCGCCACGACTGCGAGGCGGTCCACGCGCCCTGGAACATGATCTACGGGACGCCCATGTTCAACGAGGAGTACGTCTCCGGACCGTTCGACTCCATCGACCTCGTGGGTCGCGCCCACGACGACGGGCGGGCGGTGAACGTCTGGACCGTCGAGACCGCAGAACAGGCCCGCTCCCTCCGCGACGCGGGCGTCGACGGCATCATGGTCGACGACCCGGCCGTCGTCGCGGAGAACTGA